In the genome of SAR324 cluster bacterium, one region contains:
- a CDS encoding c-type cytochrome — MPILIAKVWSWVMRGSFLLTLLLGAGVLYVRLLDEDTIGKYQIDTTAGAALYLQYNCQTCHGTDGLNSPVEGYPHLARQPASYLINQMLDIKYKRRSNGMTTIMWPTINRVSDSEIRQIGQYLARIQ, encoded by the coding sequence ATGCCTATACTGATTGCAAAAGTTTGGTCATGGGTAATGAGAGGTTCTTTCTTACTGACCTTGCTTTTGGGAGCTGGTGTGCTTTATGTCAGGCTATTGGATGAAGACACGATCGGCAAATACCAGATTGACACGACTGCAGGGGCTGCTCTCTATCTGCAATACAATTGTCAGACTTGTCACGGTACAGATGGTCTAAACTCTCCCGTGGAAGGCTACCCACACCTTGCTAGACAACCAGCCTCCTACTTAATCAATCAAATGCTCGACATCAAGTACAAACGTCGCAGCAACGGCATGACCACCATCATGTGGCCCACGATCAATCGGGTCAGTGATTCTGAAATTCGTCAGATTGGACAATACCTGGCAAGGATTCAATAA
- a CDS encoding PQQ-dependent sugar dehydrogenase, with translation MTIVWKTTRTLLGIFFLLILVLVLTHALLLRPRVDLQLLAPEESFELPTSMTFFPGSTTEFVVTEKAGRVKWFTEGALQSSGIMLDLTDAVYSAGWEEGLLSLAFDPDYVNNRYVYVFYSLDSPKRSRLSRFTVNSDNIVGRSSELTLLEIPKTSDSHNGGMLQFGTDGFLYVSVGDGYRGDDAQDLSDLKGSLLRLDIRNASKEAPYNIPPDNPFADNSEGIRPEILAWGFRNPWRFSIDELTGHIFVGDVGDNHQEEISRIEVGKNHGWPIVEGDQCYPPGAENCDKESTVLPIASFEHTFIRAVIGGYVYRGEDIPWLRGQYVYGDYFRGLFQLDPTEPGIQHFPQVLVYKPRIQHGEELGEVMFFSSLTEDAVGELYATSLSGAVYKLQHLSPSKELKGFFRAFGDFR, from the coding sequence ATGACCATCGTCTGGAAAACAACTCGTACTTTGCTAGGCATCTTCTTTTTACTGATATTGGTGCTAGTTCTAACCCACGCATTACTACTTCGTCCCCGTGTAGATTTACAATTATTGGCCCCGGAAGAAAGCTTTGAATTACCTACATCAATGACATTCTTTCCGGGTTCCACCACAGAATTTGTTGTCACTGAAAAAGCTGGACGGGTTAAATGGTTCACCGAGGGGGCCCTTCAGAGTAGTGGTATCATGCTTGACTTGACCGATGCAGTTTATTCCGCAGGTTGGGAAGAAGGGCTCCTCTCACTAGCTTTTGATCCTGATTATGTCAACAACCGCTATGTCTACGTATTTTATTCACTAGACAGTCCCAAACGCTCCCGGCTATCTCGTTTTACAGTGAATTCAGATAATATAGTAGGCCGTTCGAGTGAGCTGACACTGCTGGAGATTCCTAAGACTTCCGACAGCCACAATGGTGGAATGCTTCAATTTGGTACTGATGGGTTCTTATATGTTTCCGTGGGTGATGGATATCGGGGTGATGATGCTCAAGATCTCAGTGACCTAAAAGGTAGTCTACTGCGATTAGACATACGTAACGCCAGTAAAGAGGCTCCTTATAACATTCCGCCAGACAATCCTTTCGCTGATAACAGTGAAGGGATTCGGCCAGAAATCCTAGCATGGGGATTTCGCAATCCTTGGCGATTCAGTATTGATGAATTGACTGGGCACATTTTTGTTGGAGATGTCGGCGACAACCACCAAGAAGAAATCAGCCGTATTGAGGTAGGGAAAAACCACGGGTGGCCGATCGTGGAAGGTGATCAGTGTTATCCTCCAGGTGCAGAAAATTGTGACAAGGAAAGTACTGTTTTGCCGATTGCTTCCTTCGAACACACCTTTATTCGTGCTGTAATTGGAGGTTATGTCTACCGAGGAGAAGATATTCCCTGGCTCCGTGGTCAGTATGTTTACGGTGACTACTTTCGTGGACTCTTTCAACTGGATCCTACCGAACCAGGCATTCAGCATTTCCCTCAGGTTCTAGTCTACAAGCCTCGAATCCAGCATGGTGAAGAACTGGGAGAGGTAATGTTCTTCTCGTCACTGACGGAAGATGCAGTTGGTGAGTTGTACGCAACTAGTCTGAGTGGTGCTGTCTACAAACTCCAGCATTTGTCCCCCAGCAAAGAATTGAAAGGATTTTTCAGGGCTTTTGGAGACTTCCGTTAA
- a CDS encoding (Fe-S)-binding protein: MTTTTIQKPLGNSGQTIQQLLRGTDFDNILTCVHCGLCLDNCPTYRELHDEKESPRGRLYLMRGLYDGELDLTEEIKGSLDRCLGCRACETACPSGVPYGELLEKARGVIHETSSQGVIEQTLRTVLLKGLFRSTFLLSTASKLLKLYALTGLPKLITNTALGKILPKSFVFQQHLLPDCSGRSFKQQHTHDDLQAVAGTKSLGRAGLFTGCVMDVSEAAVHKSTVRLLRAIGYDVVVPEEQGCCGALHVHSGDRITARELAETNRQAFAEHNFDLVVTNAAGCSAQLKDYHHLFSKSDPGHNKDWKGLSSKIVDILELLSRHPEEVTQLSWRQDEDVVLYDAPCHLMHAQKIDTNPRQLVNSLPGVKLVPLTESNWCCGSAGIYNLLQPELAGDILQRKIDSVCETLAANPKATTLVTGNPGCLYQIRAGIREAKLPLRVIHPAVYLAERLQG, from the coding sequence ATGACCACCACGACCATTCAAAAGCCTCTGGGCAATTCTGGTCAGACTATCCAGCAGTTGCTTCGAGGAACCGATTTCGACAACATCCTGACCTGTGTTCACTGCGGTTTATGTCTGGATAACTGCCCGACCTATCGTGAGTTACATGATGAGAAAGAGTCCCCTCGCGGGCGACTCTACCTGATGCGTGGCTTGTACGATGGGGAACTAGACCTGACAGAAGAAATCAAGGGATCCCTGGATCGCTGTCTGGGTTGCCGTGCCTGTGAGACGGCTTGCCCTTCTGGAGTGCCATATGGAGAGCTACTGGAGAAAGCTCGAGGTGTAATCCATGAAACCTCTTCACAGGGTGTGATTGAGCAGACTCTACGAACTGTTTTGCTCAAGGGACTCTTCCGTTCTACCTTTCTACTCTCCACAGCCAGTAAGCTTCTCAAGCTCTATGCACTGACCGGACTACCCAAGCTGATCACCAATACTGCTTTGGGCAAGATCCTACCCAAGTCCTTCGTTTTCCAGCAGCATCTGCTTCCTGACTGCTCCGGACGCTCCTTCAAACAACAGCACACCCACGACGATCTACAAGCCGTAGCAGGAACCAAGTCACTGGGTAGGGCAGGGCTTTTCACCGGATGTGTAATGGATGTCTCCGAGGCTGCAGTGCACAAATCCACTGTGCGTCTGCTGCGTGCCATTGGCTACGATGTCGTTGTTCCAGAAGAGCAAGGTTGCTGTGGGGCACTGCATGTTCACAGTGGAGACCGCATCACTGCAAGAGAACTGGCAGAAACCAACCGCCAGGCCTTTGCTGAGCACAACTTTGATCTAGTCGTTACCAACGCCGCTGGATGTAGCGCTCAACTCAAGGACTATCACCATCTATTCTCGAAGAGTGATCCCGGGCACAACAAAGACTGGAAGGGCCTGAGCAGTAAGATTGTTGACATTCTTGAACTACTTTCTCGGCACCCTGAAGAAGTTACTCAACTCTCCTGGCGACAAGACGAAGACGTCGTACTTTACGATGCTCCATGCCACCTGATGCACGCTCAGAAGATCGACACCAACCCACGTCAACTGGTCAATAGTCTACCTGGAGTGAAACTCGTGCCATTGACGGAGTCCAACTGGTGTTGCGGTTCTGCAGGCATCTACAATTTGCTTCAGCCCGAGTTGGCTGGAGACATACTCCAGCGCAAGATTGACTCAGTCTGTGAAACCCTAGCGGCTAATCCCAAAGCGACTACCCTGGTCACTGGAAATCCTGGCTGCCTCTACCAGATCCGAGCCGGTATTCGTGAAGCCAAGCTCCCCTTGCGAGTGATCCATCCTGCAGTCTATCTCGCTGAACGTCTACAGGGCTAA
- a CDS encoding FAD-binding oxidoreductase produces the protein MTTLTPASIEEAQTWLQQRLEQPKPFQIRGNQTHFQAKAIPSSVESEDVLSLSKLTATNFFDPDDMVVGVEAGMNISKLQEILAEKKMVLPVNPWFGNSTLGGLLACNDIGPNRLMMGGLRDCIIGIEYLNGRAERVHAGGKVVKNVTGYDLCRMMLGSLGGLGVITAANFKVIPQPVEPHSLYNRFRDTSWLLGVAALQEARLPIDWIQALAPATTGEPDWILGIGISGNPERQARLEKELQSLFQNQLKSIADGKTNRSLGYLPGTDRYTGWLEGLQKRWKLLPNHLHVMVLLNTRDALQPIRLEALQHSDLHQVIHPIGADLHFLLDVEDPNEQLDFLKELKNRFRRTDAKMIFGNAYPDLSLQDLGEFGRSTAYSFTQRLQQHLDPAGVFHAPFYQLPQAMNAS, from the coding sequence ATGACAACCCTTACCCCTGCCTCGATTGAAGAAGCCCAAACATGGCTTCAGCAAAGACTAGAGCAACCCAAACCCTTTCAAATTCGTGGCAACCAAACCCACTTCCAAGCCAAAGCGATCCCTTCGTCTGTTGAAAGTGAGGATGTGCTCTCACTCAGCAAGCTAACAGCAACCAACTTCTTTGATCCTGATGACATGGTCGTTGGTGTCGAGGCTGGAATGAACATCTCCAAATTGCAGGAAATCCTGGCTGAAAAGAAGATGGTCCTGCCAGTTAACCCCTGGTTCGGCAACTCCACACTTGGTGGCTTGCTGGCCTGTAACGATATTGGGCCAAATCGGCTGATGATGGGTGGTCTGCGTGACTGCATTATTGGGATCGAATACCTCAACGGCCGCGCAGAGCGTGTTCATGCTGGAGGCAAGGTAGTTAAGAATGTCACAGGCTATGACCTCTGTCGAATGATGCTGGGTAGCTTGGGTGGCCTGGGTGTAATCACTGCTGCTAACTTCAAAGTTATTCCCCAGCCTGTTGAGCCACACAGTCTTTACAATCGTTTTCGTGACACTTCCTGGTTGTTGGGAGTTGCTGCCTTGCAGGAAGCACGGTTGCCCATCGACTGGATTCAGGCTCTCGCACCAGCCACCACCGGAGAGCCAGACTGGATTCTGGGTATTGGCATCTCGGGTAACCCAGAACGACAAGCACGTCTAGAAAAAGAGCTCCAGAGCCTCTTCCAAAATCAACTGAAATCCATCGCCGATGGCAAAACCAATCGCAGCTTGGGCTATCTTCCGGGTACAGACCGCTATACTGGTTGGCTAGAAGGATTGCAGAAGAGGTGGAAGTTGCTGCCTAACCACCTACATGTGATGGTTCTGTTGAACACTCGCGATGCGCTACAACCAATACGGTTGGAAGCCTTGCAACATAGCGATTTGCATCAGGTAATTCATCCTATCGGAGCTGACCTGCACTTCCTGCTGGATGTCGAAGATCCAAATGAACAACTGGATTTCCTAAAAGAGCTCAAGAATCGTTTCCGACGTACAGATGCGAAGATGATCTTTGGCAACGCATATCCTGATCTAAGCCTGCAAGATCTTGGTGAATTTGGACGCTCCACAGCCTACAGCTTTACACAGCGACTGCAACAACATCTGGACCCAGCTGGTGTCTTCCACGCACCCTTTTATCAACTTCCGCAAGCCATGAATGCCTCATGA
- a CDS encoding FAD-linked oxidase C-terminal domain-containing protein: MAFAPRIREELTQICGSKWVKDDEVTLYTYRSDGLTLYTKLPMGIVYPANSEELVRVVKVLYREKLTFLARGAGTGLSGGAVPQEDTVIIEMDRFKEIHNIDYINRTITVGPGVVNLRISEKVRPNGYHFVPDPSSQKACTIGGNVAENSGGPHTLKYGVTVNHVLGMEVVLPDGELIQVGGDFHNQPGPDLLGLINGSEGTFGIVTKVVCRLTPNPEKAVTLLGIFDSVRCACDAVSAVIRSGTVPAALELIDKTVIYAVEQTLKPGFPQDAEAVLIVELEDLTDGIGNDAAKVEELLMQNGAQKVERAKDDAERARIWRARKESFGAIGRISPSYYVQDGVIPRSKLPEVIEQVEAIGKKYNLTVANVFHAGDGNLHPLILYNYKDADEVERTHHAGEEILKVCLSCGGALSGEHGIGLEKRKLMTDLYSENDLENMNWVRECFNPESLLNPSKAIPTPSRCGESKRLVHISDDIAASKMVARKSGVAV, from the coding sequence ATGGCATTCGCACCACGTATTCGGGAAGAGCTAACGCAGATTTGCGGCAGCAAGTGGGTTAAGGATGACGAGGTCACGCTCTACACCTACCGCAGCGACGGACTGACACTTTACACAAAGTTGCCAATGGGCATCGTCTATCCGGCCAATTCAGAGGAATTGGTTCGAGTCGTCAAAGTCTTGTATCGTGAGAAGCTGACCTTCCTGGCAAGAGGAGCTGGCACCGGCCTTTCTGGAGGAGCTGTACCTCAGGAAGATACCGTAATCATCGAAATGGATCGGTTCAAAGAGATTCACAATATTGACTACATCAACCGAACTATCACAGTGGGGCCGGGCGTGGTCAATCTGCGCATCTCCGAAAAGGTCCGCCCAAACGGCTATCATTTTGTTCCAGACCCATCCTCACAGAAAGCCTGCACTATCGGTGGTAACGTCGCTGAAAACTCTGGTGGCCCACACACTCTAAAGTACGGAGTGACCGTCAATCACGTTCTCGGTATGGAGGTTGTCTTGCCCGACGGCGAACTGATTCAGGTCGGTGGAGATTTTCACAATCAGCCCGGTCCAGACTTGCTTGGACTGATCAACGGTTCAGAAGGCACCTTCGGCATTGTGACCAAGGTAGTCTGTAGACTGACACCAAATCCAGAGAAAGCGGTAACTCTATTGGGGATTTTTGATTCCGTCCGTTGCGCCTGCGATGCTGTCTCAGCCGTGATTCGGAGTGGAACAGTACCAGCAGCTCTGGAATTGATTGACAAAACCGTGATTTATGCGGTGGAACAGACCCTTAAACCTGGTTTTCCTCAAGATGCTGAGGCTGTACTGATTGTTGAACTGGAAGACTTAACCGACGGAATCGGCAACGATGCCGCGAAAGTAGAAGAATTGTTGATGCAAAACGGAGCTCAGAAGGTTGAGCGGGCCAAGGATGATGCTGAACGTGCGAGAATCTGGCGCGCACGCAAAGAGAGTTTCGGAGCAATTGGGCGCATTTCCCCAAGCTACTATGTGCAGGATGGGGTAATTCCTCGCAGTAAGCTGCCCGAAGTCATTGAGCAGGTTGAAGCAATTGGCAAGAAGTACAACCTGACAGTAGCCAACGTCTTCCACGCAGGTGATGGCAATCTACATCCGCTGATTCTTTACAACTACAAGGATGCAGACGAAGTGGAGCGCACTCATCATGCTGGAGAAGAGATCCTCAAGGTTTGTCTGTCTTGTGGCGGGGCTCTCTCTGGAGAACACGGAATTGGTCTGGAAAAGCGCAAGTTGATGACCGATCTCTACAGCGAAAATGACCTAGAGAACATGAATTGGGTGAGGGAGTGCTTCAACCCCGAAAGCTTGCTCAATCCCTCCAAGGCCATTCCCACTCCGAGTCGCTGCGGTGAATCCAAACGGCTAGTGCACATTTCTGACGATATAGCCGCATCCAAAATGGTAGCCCGCAAATCCGGAGTGGCCGTATGA
- a CDS encoding FadR/GntR family transcriptional regulator, producing MPLKLVQSQRLFEQVARQLGALIRSGEFTVGSRLPPERDLAKQLGVSRPTVREAMIALELAGLVEVRVGAGIFVISDRTEEGPLPGSQATAGPSPSELIEARFELERNNAELAAQRMPADLLEELEQTIREMEVEDMAGANGDRRFHLLIAEATGNRAMVAMTEYLWNQMQHSPMWRCLQEKAWSAGMSETFLNDHRRLLSALEQRDAPLAKAVMGEHLRQVRELYFQLPNSDR from the coding sequence ATGCCCCTGAAGCTTGTACAGTCGCAGCGTTTATTTGAGCAGGTGGCTCGCCAACTGGGCGCATTGATTCGCTCTGGAGAGTTCACGGTGGGTAGCCGATTACCACCGGAGCGTGATCTGGCAAAGCAGCTTGGAGTGAGTCGGCCCACTGTGCGTGAAGCGATGATTGCCCTAGAGTTAGCTGGTCTGGTTGAGGTGCGTGTAGGGGCTGGTATCTTCGTGATTTCTGACCGTACGGAAGAGGGACCACTCCCGGGTAGCCAGGCAACTGCTGGCCCAAGTCCTTCTGAATTGATTGAGGCTCGCTTTGAACTGGAGCGTAACAACGCAGAATTGGCTGCCCAGCGAATGCCTGCTGACTTGCTGGAGGAACTCGAGCAGACCATTCGAGAGATGGAAGTGGAAGATATGGCTGGTGCCAATGGAGATCGCCGCTTTCACTTGTTGATTGCAGAAGCAACGGGGAATCGTGCGATGGTTGCAATGACCGAGTACCTCTGGAATCAGATGCAGCACTCACCCATGTGGCGGTGTCTTCAGGAGAAAGCCTGGAGTGCTGGAATGTCTGAAACCTTTCTGAATGATCATCGCCGTTTACTTTCGGCCTTGGAGCAGCGTGACGCACCACTTGCAAAAGCTGTCATGGGTGAACACCTACGCCAAGTGCGTGAACTCTACTTCCAACTACCCAACAGTGACCGGTGA
- a CDS encoding glycosyltransferase family 39 protein — MDALPRFLQNPIRLKLVLLYFGIVMLLPGLGETPLVDWDENIYAEASRQMVERDNYLNIYINDYPFAEKPPFFFWEQAASYHLWGINEFAARFPSVLAGLVMVIFCFEVGRRIQDQYLGTIWSLVYLTSLLPGVFARSAVIDHTFNAFIAIAVFFLYRYDRQYEAWCQQPGTRTPQHRLSLLIASLCMGIAVLTKGPLGGVIPLIAFAGYKLLVAPRRTVPLIHFFSCGLISLGVALSWYLLNWIFYGTEFLQGFIWFQLSLFSRPLEGHEGPFFYHWLVALIGLFPWTPFLFLQPRLLWKSGEVHVRSVVRLSVVWILFVLVLFSLVSTKLPHYSASMYLPLTLLISLQLHDRKFELPRWSCIVLGLWGVLLAVGLCAVPFLAERYLAEVSPEFNLEWSSGIYWTSGGMLLTMLLGSLLLWRQRFWYGLGVVGLSMIFCVQGLWRYQVPMIQSYIQTPLVELVREARQQQAKVVLYRVVSFAALFYGGKPIEMLHTYKFPNDPEILNLPNSTELVIITERRMEDSLRKDHPRVQFVKHSGNFAFYHIPVDSP, encoded by the coding sequence ATGGACGCCCTGCCGCGCTTTCTACAAAACCCGATCCGACTCAAACTGGTCCTGCTCTATTTTGGGATTGTCATGCTCCTGCCCGGGCTTGGTGAAACCCCATTGGTGGACTGGGATGAGAACATCTACGCAGAAGCCAGCCGACAGATGGTGGAGCGGGACAACTATCTGAATATCTACATCAACGACTATCCCTTCGCGGAAAAGCCTCCTTTCTTTTTCTGGGAGCAGGCAGCCTCTTATCATCTTTGGGGAATCAACGAGTTTGCGGCTCGTTTCCCATCAGTATTGGCTGGTCTGGTGATGGTGATCTTCTGCTTCGAAGTGGGTCGACGCATTCAGGATCAGTATCTTGGGACCATCTGGTCACTGGTCTATCTGACATCACTACTTCCGGGAGTCTTCGCTCGTAGTGCAGTCATCGACCACACCTTCAACGCCTTCATTGCAATCGCAGTCTTTTTTCTATATCGCTACGACCGCCAATATGAGGCGTGGTGTCAGCAGCCTGGAACAAGAACCCCACAACATCGACTTTCTCTACTGATTGCCAGTCTCTGCATGGGGATTGCGGTACTGACCAAGGGGCCTTTGGGGGGAGTTATTCCGTTGATTGCTTTTGCAGGCTACAAGCTTCTGGTGGCTCCTCGTCGGACAGTTCCACTCATACATTTCTTCAGTTGTGGGCTCATCTCACTAGGTGTTGCTCTCTCCTGGTATTTGCTCAACTGGATCTTTTACGGAACAGAGTTTCTTCAGGGCTTCATTTGGTTCCAGTTGAGCCTCTTCAGCCGTCCGTTGGAAGGTCATGAGGGGCCCTTCTTCTACCATTGGTTGGTTGCTTTGATTGGACTATTCCCCTGGACCCCCTTCCTGTTTCTTCAGCCAAGACTTCTGTGGAAATCAGGAGAAGTACATGTACGATCGGTAGTGCGTCTTTCCGTGGTATGGATTCTCTTTGTGCTAGTTTTGTTTTCTCTGGTCAGTACGAAGCTACCTCACTACTCAGCCTCGATGTATCTTCCCCTGACGCTCCTAATTTCCCTTCAACTGCATGACCGTAAGTTTGAATTGCCTCGCTGGTCTTGCATTGTCCTTGGACTCTGGGGAGTGCTGCTGGCTGTGGGGCTTTGTGCAGTGCCTTTTTTGGCAGAGAGGTACTTGGCTGAAGTCAGCCCTGAGTTTAACCTGGAATGGTCTAGCGGTATCTATTGGACCAGCGGTGGAATGCTGTTGACCATGTTGCTGGGATCCCTACTGCTCTGGCGCCAACGTTTCTGGTATGGGCTTGGAGTCGTTGGACTAAGCATGATTTTTTGCGTTCAAGGTCTCTGGCGCTATCAGGTGCCGATGATCCAGAGTTATATCCAAACTCCATTGGTCGAACTTGTACGGGAAGCCCGTCAGCAGCAGGCTAAGGTTGTGCTCTATCGCGTTGTCTCCTTTGCTGCTCTGTTCTATGGAGGAAAACCCATTGAAATGTTGCACACCTACAAATTTCCAAATGATCCAGAGATTCTCAATCTTCCAAATTCCACAGAGCTGGTGATTATCACAGAGCGCCGCATGGAGGATAGCCTGCGTAAGGATCACCCACGGGTCCAGTTCGTCAAGCACTCCGGTAATTTTGCGTTTTATCACATCCCAGTTGATTCCCCTTAA
- a CDS encoding aspartate-semialdehyde dehydrogenase, which yields MSQVVAIAGATGAVGTEFIKLLEQRNYPLQKLKLLASARSVGKQLRFRDQTLTVEELRPEAFQDVDVAFFSAGGGRSKEFAPAAVEAGALVIDNSSAFRMEEGVPLVVPEINAEAARRHKGLIANPNCSTIQMVVALNPLHQESPLQRVVVSTYQAVSGAGASGMQELLDQVRDYTQGKPLAPQAFPKQILFNLIPHIDVFQENGYTKEEMKMVLETRKIMSIPELPISATCVRVPVLRAHSESIWVETETKISEIRARELFVQAPGIQLVDERKPGGYPVPWEASETFDTYVGRVREDLSHPRGLTFWCVADQLYKGAALNAIQIAEVLLES from the coding sequence ATGTCGCAGGTCGTGGCAATTGCTGGTGCAACTGGCGCCGTAGGTACAGAGTTCATAAAGCTGCTGGAACAGCGCAACTATCCGCTTCAGAAACTCAAATTGCTGGCATCAGCACGTTCGGTGGGCAAGCAATTGCGCTTTCGAGACCAGACTCTGACGGTCGAAGAGTTGCGACCAGAGGCTTTTCAAGATGTTGACGTTGCATTTTTTTCAGCAGGCGGGGGCCGCAGCAAAGAATTTGCTCCAGCAGCGGTAGAAGCGGGTGCACTGGTCATTGATAACAGCAGTGCCTTTCGTATGGAGGAAGGAGTGCCCCTGGTCGTGCCAGAGATCAATGCAGAGGCAGCCCGAAGACACAAGGGGTTGATTGCCAATCCGAACTGTTCAACGATCCAGATGGTAGTAGCTTTGAACCCACTGCATCAGGAGTCACCTTTACAGCGAGTTGTCGTCTCCACCTATCAAGCCGTCTCTGGAGCGGGTGCCAGTGGCATGCAGGAGCTGTTGGACCAAGTCCGCGACTACACCCAAGGCAAACCTCTAGCACCCCAAGCCTTTCCCAAGCAAATTCTCTTCAACCTGATCCCTCACATCGATGTCTTCCAGGAAAATGGCTACACTAAGGAAGAGATGAAGATGGTATTGGAGACGCGCAAGATCATGTCAATCCCTGAGCTCCCGATTTCAGCGACCTGTGTTCGAGTTCCGGTGCTGCGAGCCCACTCGGAGTCCATTTGGGTTGAGACGGAGACCAAGATTTCAGAGATACGAGCAAGGGAACTATTTGTCCAAGCGCCAGGAATTCAGTTGGTAGACGAACGAAAGCCTGGGGGGTACCCTGTGCCATGGGAAGCCAGCGAAACATTTGACACTTACGTTGGCCGAGTGCGAGAAGATCTATCACACCCACGCGGATTGACCTTCTGGTGTGTAGCGGACCAACTCTACAAAGGAGCAGCTTTGAACGCAATTCAGATCGCTGAGGTTCTGCTGGAAAGCTGA
- a CDS encoding PspC domain-containing protein encodes MNLLLVIIGGFSLFVGFLGVFAIMRSDSEDEEYIPKRWFVGVCADVARILRVHVALVRLLVIIYTPFVVGLLFYIVYSILLKRRRQREAEVADQQPERPPATITKIDSIHYD; translated from the coding sequence ATGAATTTGCTTCTAGTGATTATCGGAGGGTTCTCACTCTTCGTTGGTTTCCTCGGAGTGTTCGCAATAATGCGCAGTGACTCAGAAGACGAGGAGTACATTCCCAAACGTTGGTTTGTTGGAGTGTGCGCAGACGTTGCTAGAATCTTGAGGGTCCACGTTGCCCTGGTGCGACTGTTGGTCATCATCTACACTCCCTTTGTTGTTGGACTCCTCTTCTATATAGTTTACTCCATACTCCTAAAGCGACGACGGCAGCGGGAAGCTGAAGTAGCTGACCAGCAGCCAGAACGTCCTCCTGCCACGATCACCAAGATTGATAGCATCCACTACGACTGA
- a CDS encoding uroporphyrinogen-III synthase → MNGPLSQALQSVGIRVCHHPVLVTAPPPSWKVFDAAWHQRQQVDWVGFTSQRAVRGFSQRLATLGGNLAELSHCKIACIGPSTAEAWVALGGQPPLVPEVFHAEALGAAILQTGIASGHCCWLPQALQVREVLGVLLREAGIKVLATPTYQILPAPSAASRAWREILEQGVDWITFASPSAVEHWFDRLPPREWLQLMQRPRIACIGPSTAVAVRELSLSVDVTATSHNFAGLADAIVHFPKDQNTPVS, encoded by the coding sequence ATGAATGGACCATTGTCTCAGGCTCTGCAATCAGTAGGAATTCGAGTTTGCCACCACCCAGTCTTGGTTACAGCGCCCCCTCCTTCTTGGAAAGTATTTGATGCTGCTTGGCATCAGCGGCAGCAGGTGGATTGGGTTGGTTTCACCAGCCAGCGGGCTGTTCGAGGGTTTTCTCAGCGCTTGGCAACACTTGGTGGGAATTTAGCTGAACTGTCTCACTGCAAAATTGCTTGCATAGGACCCTCAACAGCAGAGGCTTGGGTAGCTTTGGGAGGTCAGCCGCCGTTGGTTCCAGAGGTTTTCCACGCTGAGGCCCTGGGAGCAGCGATACTACAAACAGGTATAGCCTCCGGTCATTGTTGTTGGTTACCGCAGGCACTGCAGGTCCGTGAAGTCCTAGGGGTACTTCTCCGAGAAGCTGGCATCAAGGTACTAGCAACGCCAACATATCAGATTCTTCCGGCTCCCTCTGCAGCTTCACGAGCCTGGAGAGAAATCCTTGAACAGGGTGTTGATTGGATCACCTTCGCTAGCCCTTCTGCAGTAGAACACTGGTTTGACCGGCTACCCCCGAGAGAGTGGTTACAGTTGATGCAACGTCCAAGAATTGCTTGCATCGGCCCATCGACCGCAGTGGCTGTCCGCGAACTGTCTCTGTCAGTAGATGTGACCGCTACTTCGCATAATTTCGCTGGTCTGGCTGATGCGATTGTGCACTTTCCCAAAGATCAAAACACCCCAGTTAGCTGA